The nucleotide window AAATCATAAGAAATACCAATGGGTAATAGCAGAGAATCCAAGAGGTAACAACCATATCGACAGTACAAAATCATGCATGCCAAGTAAAACAGATGCTTTCATTTTCGATATTACTAAGGAACTGAGTAGAGAAACTATCAAAAGATGTAAATTGGACTAGGTCACTGTTTGGGCTTTAAGCTTCTAGTAACCAGAATCCATTCTTACTACAAACTTCCCAATAGACGAGGtcttaacattttttattgGACAAAATTTCCCTAATACTTTACTTCATGCCTCTGCCAATTACATTATCTGATGAACTCCAAAATATTTGAAGGGGGTTCAATTTCAGATGATTAACTCATATAAATAACTGCAGCTATGAACAACCTCAGTAATTGATAGCAAATGCTCAAGCCTCAGGCGAAGCAAAATTGACCATGTAGAGGAGGAAGTTAAAGAAACTCAGACAAAAAAGTAAGAATGACTGCACATAAAACTATAGAAacttctttttgataagtaactacacataaaattatagacataaaattatagaaactTAATtacatgaaaaaggaaagaacatGCCTGCATGAAACGGTATACAAATAACTCATTCAACGTGAGCTCCAGTAACTTTTTGCCAACATAATTACGAGTTTTCTGGTCCAGTAATGCCACTTTATCAATTGGAATTCCTGTAACAGAGGAAATCAATCCTGCGTATACTCCACCAATCATAAAActgattcttttattttgcttaatttttttcttctcagttAAATGATCAAACGGATTGTGACAGCATCATGCCAATATAAAAGGGATAAACCAGGAACAGAGTTGTTTAATATTTTCCACGTGAAACACAACAGAAAATACCATTTGCACTTGTTAAAATTACTGTTATCATACTTGTAAGAAAAATTACTGTTACCATATGAAGgagcaaatataaaatttcattagaaggagaaataaaaatatatgaatcaaATATTGAAACAATTATTGGCTCAACATGTGGGGGCCTCAATAAAAACTAGCTGCCAATTACTTTATAGTGGTGGTAAAGCAATCATATATTTTGATGCCTTTTTAAAAATGCCAATTTGGCTAAATGGCAATTTTAGTTGATGGTTGCAACTACTTAAAGCATGAAGGTGGCTTTTCTGACAGCATTTGGGTGCATATCACATGTGTCCTGTTTAGGTTAAGAGCAGCTCAGATTTATTAGAAAAACCTTGGAGAAGTTTACAGTCTCTCCACCATAAAAATTCCTTGATAAACTCCCCTCTTAACATCATATATTGTATAAATACGATACTTTGGAAAAAAGGGGAACTTTCTTATTTCAATGTAACTGCAGAAACTCCCGCCGCATTTTTCAGTTGGAGCCTTGAGCAGTTGAAAAGCTTTGGGTTCAGATTGCACACATCTTAATTGAAGCAAAGTAGAGGCTGTAGTGTTATTACCAGAAACGAGTTCTGTGCTTAAGACTTTTTTGCTAGAAATATTTTCCACCACCAACGGAACATAAAACCCCTCTGCGCCAGATAAAAGATTACGGAAGTGTTTTTGATTTGCTGCTTCCAATTTATAGTCACATTCACGAGCTAATTCTTCTCTTGCCACCTATGACAATTCCCACAAGAAGataatcataaattttaaacaGGTCAATAATATAATTCTTGATCTTTCTTAGCTTCAGCTAGCATCCTCCATGAAGCAAACTCCATCCCTAATCATTCAGTTGGAAAAGAGGAGATAACTGGGATTGTGAAGAGCATCAAGTTATTTTTAGTCTCTCAGAGATTGCATCTGGACGAATGTGGTGTTGAAGGCTAACCAATACTTGGACAGAAAATCAAGACACATGGATATATGAATGCACATAAATATATCTACCTTCATAGCTCTGTCAAGATAAAGTCCATCTGGAATTAgatttgtataatataaaagaagtcTCACGTTCTCTATGTCACTTTCAATGCTATCTGCAACACCAGGGTACTGAATTTTCATAGCCACTTGCATACCATCCTTTGTGACAACTCGGTGCACCTAAAATTGTTGTAGAACTGTTAGGCTAACAGAAGCAACATCCTGAAAATATCACATCTTCTGATACCAATCATCTATAACAGTactccattttcttctttcaaaggCAAATTTGATAACACTACCTATGGGATGGGGTTCGGAGTTGGGAGGGAGGGGGATGTGATGGGACTAGCCCAGAGACTACCAAATAATGTAGCAATGTCTTATCACCTGTCCTATGCTTGCCGCAGCTATGGGTTCATAATCAAAGCTGGTCAACTTCGACGACCAGTCAAGACCCAATTCAGCATCCAACACTTGATTGAGCTGGCTCCTTGGCATCACATCTGCACCTTGGCGAACTATATCCAGAGCAGCCAATATCTACACAGAATTGAAAAGGGTCAAGAACATAGTAAAACACACACTCAGAGACACATATACGTAAatatccaatattttttttataagtaaaaatattatatatatatcattaggagtaaccaagtacactggatgaATATAAGAAAGCACCTAGCCCATACTAGAGAGttcctaatgacccaaaaagcccgtgaaaattagaaatctatcTGAAATACACCAAGCCAAGATTGGAATAGAACACACCTCCCCATCTCCAACCCCTTTATTCCATTAAGACTAATACTCCTCCCAAAACTCCCTCTATGAGTACGTCTTCATAAAGCCCTCCCTTTAgtcttccctcgacttgagctacctcccttagcatcgtagttgattgcccaagaaagacgctttaactccccgattttcttaaaacttgatttggtttcaagcgagtGGCCCACCTCAATCGCAGTAAATAGtgttttaaattggtcttcacatcctccatatgAAAGCCCCACAAtatgctgaatctcgttaaccttATGCAGAAACCAATCTGATGGTGAACCTGCTATATTGTTTATCGGAGGGAGAGAAACTAGGGTAATAACATTATTCCCAGACACAGTTCCCAACTACACTCCCGACACTAGACATTCCtcctcacaaggcaccaacgaaAAACCCATAATTTCCTCCTCGTCATATCCTTTATTCAAATCTTGAACCTCCTCAACAGCTATATTGTTGTTGTCTAATGTTGTCACCATTAAAGGTTCTTTCACCTCCGACATAAGTGTCGTTATTCCATTGACGAGGACATTACTTGTAGGTGCCCCACCCCCCCGATAATCCTTTTTGTGCCACTTTGTTAGACCATATTGCTCCCTCAGGAGGCATAGAATAGGTAGGGGAAGCACTACCTTCTGTTACTCAATTTTCATCTTCTAAAATAGGCTTGTTTGCTTCTTTCAAAATACTCAAAATCCTAGAAAGACCCCAATTTTCAACTGAAAGTGAACCCCTGAAAAAAGGTATCAACCTCATTTGCAACTAGTGACTGAGGGTAGTCAGACGGCAAGTTGCCGATGTCCTGAGTGATATTGGCGTGAACTGTGATGCTGGCGTCCGACGACCCTATCTGTGACAGCGTTGAAATGTCCTATGCCGGCGCACACAGACGTGATAAAATAGGAATGGTAATAGATTCACATCTAGTTAAATTACTACAATGGACAAACAATCCTTCCCATGGTGCCTGGCACTCATCTCGCAAGATGGCAGCTCATTGTCACTGTGCTGAACCACTATCTTTAGATGTTTAATATCATCCTGGCGCTGCCGATCCAAAAgccatcttttattttatgagcaagaaaaattacaaatgggGAGTTGAATAAAAAGTTGGGGTCAAGAGTTTGGGTTGGGAAGGAACGTACGGGAACGCTCCTAATGATATGTTGGAAGCAACTCATTTGTCTATGTTGTGTGCTGTAGAGTTGGCACTTCTTTTGATCTTTGAAGTCTTCCATGAAATGGTGTCTTTAAGTGCCCATAATAGCTTTTACAAAGGGGGCAATTTCCCAAACCACCGTGAGACGATCACTTGTATGGCTGTGATAACGTCTAGTGAGTCTCCTTCTAGGATcagatttttcaaaaagttcAAAAGTCATCTGGCAGATTTACTTCATGGGATAACAAACAGTTTAACAATGTATTGGGTCCACTTGCTTTCAACCCCAGCTTCAGCTCAGAAATGCTGACACTTTGTAAATCATttgtctctttttctattttagtggggtgtttctcttgtatgcttctgtgtacttgggctatgcctttccGATTTTCAACAAAGACCTCGTTTACTTGGCAAAGAAAAAGGTAACTGATTCTCCAAAGTCTATAAGAAGTTAGAACAATTATCATTATCCATAACGAATTATTCattgttaattttataatacaCCTCATGATAAAAAGGAGTCTCAGGCAATCAAATTACATTGCATAAAGGAGAAGAATCGGAATACCGGAGGAGGGACAAGGGATTCGTCCTGTATACTCAACATCTGGCCTATTTTGAGTGCTGCTCCACGCATTCTGCAAAGCGCAAGGGCCAGACGCTGTGCATTTTGTTCAGAGAGGAATGGGGAGACCGCAGATTGATTGTCTTGTGAGCGTGGCGTGCCAAAGACAAGCCTCCTGGCAGACTCCTGAACCGTTCCCCACGCAAGGCCCGCTCCAAGGCCAGCAAACCTTATATAAAGGGTTCAAGAATTTTAAGTCAGGAATCGATGAGCAAGATTTTATGCCACAACACAAATATATGATACACTAACCATAGAACAGCAAATCATATGATAAAAGCGTGAGTAAGGCTATAATAAACATGCAGAAAAAAGCACTGACCCAAGGGCTCTGGAAAATGGGGTGGAAGGAACTCTCCTCTCCCTTGGCTTCCGCCTCTTATATGCCACTTGGGCATTGTCCTTCTCCACCAAATCCTGGAGCTCACCTTCATTGACAGGCCTAAACCCGTCTCTAACATCCGAATTCTCCACCGCAgagtaagaagaagaagaagaaggagaagaagctTTTTCTATACTACTATCAGTATCACCCTGATCGTCGAATGATGGGgagttttgttgttgttgttgaaaGGCAACAGGCGTGACCTCCTCCGAGGACGCGGAAGAATCGTCAGCGGTGGCAGTTCTGAAGTCAACGACGGAACCGGAATTAGAGGAGCTTGGGTTGGAGAGGATGCGGACCTTTCCCTTGGTGAGGCCAGAGATATCAGTGGCGGATAGAACGGCTTTCTTGATTAGGCATTGAAGATCTCCATTCTTGGCGGCTTCCACAGCTTGAGAACGCCCCACGACCTCCTTGGCGACTAACGATAGTCCATTCACGAGCCTACCCAGCTCCTTCAGCGACCCCATACCTCGCActattttttaccaaatttcCTCTTCTTATGCTTTTGCATCCGAATTTCtctttaatatataacttttaaatttttaataacatttgaATCTTACATATCAATTTATACAATGAAAATAGTATATGATGTAAAAGGCTTAAGATAACATTTCACTATACCATATAATTTGACTGACACTATATTTAGTTATAGAATATACAAGTCTCGCACATtcttattgaaaattttgaatatatatgagATCCGCGTGaaagagttatttttttaacaatggactttattttttttaaaggaagtaaacGAGTTTGTATATCTTAagattgtatttaacattattcatatattaaacaataaatgaat belongs to Juglans regia cultivar Chandler chromosome 8, Walnut 2.0, whole genome shotgun sequence and includes:
- the LOC109000493 gene encoding protein ABC transporter 1, mitochondrial codes for the protein MGSLKELGRLVNGLSLVAKEVVGRSQAVEAAKNGDLQCLIKKAVLSATDISGLTKGKVRILSNPSSSNSGSVVDFRTATADDSSASSEEVTPVAFQQQQQNSPSFDDQGDTDSSIEKASSPSSSSSYSAVENSDVRDGFRPVNEGELQDLVEKDNAQVAYKRRKPRERRVPSTPFSRALGFAGLGAGLAWGTVQESARRLVFGTPRSQDNQSAVSPFLSEQNAQRLALALCRMRGAALKIGQMLSIQDESLVPPPILAALDIVRQGADVMPRSQLNQVLDAELGLDWSSKLTSFDYEPIAAASIGQVHRVVTKDGMQVAMKIQYPGVADSIESDIENVRLLLYYTNLIPDGLYLDRAMKVAREELARECDYKLEAANQKHFRNLLSGAEGFYVPLVVENISSKKVLSTELVSGIPIDKVALLDQKTRNYVGKKLLELTLNELFVYRFMQTDPNWSNFLYDDATKLINLIDFGAARDFPKSFVDDYLRMVIACANGDRDAVIEMSIRLGFLTGKESEIMFDAHVQAGFVVGLPFSKPGGYDFRSTNVTQNLSNLGATMLKHRQTPPPDEVYSLHRKLSGAFLACMKLGAVVPCREVLLQIYDHYQFGEEDGEILSSGSSSS